Part of the Sphingobacterium sp. LZ7M1 genome, CGTATTTGGAAAGCAATTGAAATCCAATGTCTTCGCGGGATATGGGATCCAGACCTTGGCTCCAAACCAAAATCTACTCTATCCTCAAAACTTCTATCGTGATATCCCGGAACTGGTCTATTATCATAATAACCCAGCATATAGGTTAGCTTGGGCTACGACCAATATTGTCAATCCGGTGAATTATGCTTTGGAAGCAGCGAAAAACATAAAATGGGAAATCGGAACCCAGTTGGATTTCGAAGGGAATACCTTCTCCATTAATTACTTCAATGAAAAGTTGGATAATGGATTTAGGAATATCTCCGTTTTTGATGCTGTTTCCCTAAGAAAATATAATGTCACTTCTGTTGATCCCAATACATTGACAGCGAAACCATCAATTGAAGATTTTACTTATGTTGACCAAGCTGAATTTCATTCTTACACTCAAAACTCAAACGGGAGCATCACGGAAAAGCAAGGACTTGAATACAACTTCAGCTCCAAGCGGATCCAGGGAATCAACACGCGTTTCACAGTAAACGGGGCTTGGTTTCGAACCTTCAATGCCAACAATCAGCCAGTCATGGAGGTAATAAGTCCATTGGAAATTACGGATGGAAAAGTAAGGCAATATGTAGGGGTCTATGCCAATGGCAACACAGGAGGTCATTACGAAAGTTTCAATACCAATCTCACTGCTGACTCCTTTTTACCAAAGTTGGGAATGAACCTGTCGATGAGTGTGCAGAGCTTCTGGTACAAATCCAAGCAATCCTTGTTCAGGGATAACCTGCCAATAGGCTATTTGGACATTGACCAAAACTACCACAACTATACCGAGGCAGATAGAAACGACCCCATCCTGCGCCTATTGGACCGCAAGGTTGATCCATATTTATACAATGAATTTAAGGAGCCTATTGATCTGCTGGTGAATTTTAAAGCGACAAAGGTTATTAAAAATAGGATTAGGGTAGCCATGTTTGTCAACCGGCTCTTTATCTATAAGCCTGATTATTCTCAATATGGTAATCAGTTTATCCGACGTAATAGAGCAGAAGATAACCCTTATTTTGGAATGGAAGTAAATATTAAAATATAATAGATAGAATAGAAATGAAAAATTTAACAAACTTGAAAATGATGATTTTATGCTTGATGCTTTTCGGAATGAGCTCTTGTATGAAAGATGAATTTTTAGAATCTAGATCTGAAGTTTTAATCGAAGTTGATAAGTCAAGTTTGCAAGGTGAATACAAACTCAATAATGTGAGGATCACTTTACAGGAAACAAATACAGAAGTCACTACGGCCGCTACTTTGGTTGAAGGATCTGATACCGCAAAGACTTCCTTGGCTTATGGTACTTATGTTGCGACCCTAGATGGAGACATCGTAATAAAGGTTGGCGATAAAGATAAGGCCATGAAGATTAAAGCACGCAAAGAAGGGATCGTCGTTAATGCTGCCAATACAAGCATTAGCTTAGAAACTTTTCTTTCAGACCCAACAGCAAACTTTGTTTTCAAAGAGATTTTCTTCACCGGAACCTCTACCGAAGCAGGTAAACTGTACAATGGAGATAAGTATTTTATTCTCCATAACAACTCATCAGATACGCTATATGCTGATGGACTGTTTATCGCTCAATCTGATTTCCTAACCGTGACAAAAAGAAACTATACCCCTGATGTCATGAAAGATGCTTTCACTTCCAAACAGATCATCATGATTCCGGGAACTGGAAAACAGTACGCGGTAGCTCCAGGTGCGGATCTGATCATTGCGAACAATGCCATTGACCATACTAAGGTTAATCCGAAATCTTTCGACCTTTCTAAAGCAGATTTCGAGATCGAACTGATCGGTTCCATCAACATTGATAACCCTAGCGTTCCGAATGCAATTAATGTTTCAGGCAATCTTTTGATGCACTCCAATGGCCACCAATCC contains:
- a CDS encoding DUF4876 domain-containing protein, with amino-acid sequence MKNLTNLKMMILCLMLFGMSSCMKDEFLESRSEVLIEVDKSSLQGEYKLNNVRITLQETNTEVTTAATLVEGSDTAKTSLAYGTYVATLDGDIVIKVGDKDKAMKIKARKEGIVVNAANTSISLETFLSDPTANFVFKEIFFTGTSTEAGKLYNGDKYFILHNNSSDTLYADGLFIAQSDFLTVTKRNYTPDVMKDAFTSKQIIMIPGTGKQYAVAPGADLIIANNAIDHTKVNPKSFDLSKADFEIELIGSINIDNPSVPNAINVSGNLLMHSNGHQSYVMGRFPEGVTVEKFKTDNAYSYSYISETGRKMNFDSFKIPNSYITDAVNVSAKTTFAWLVTDSSLDMGWTYASQALGDDTRYGKSVIRKTIGNLENGKPYLKDTNNSSEDFMPSSKALLLP